One Candidatus Hydrogenedentota bacterium genomic window, GCAGCCCGATGCCCCATAACAGAAGGCCCATGGTCTCGATATCCGTATTTTGTAACGCACGTCCGATGTCGCGAGCTTCCAGAGCGTATCGGATGGCCTCGGGCAAGTCACCGTTATTCAAATATAGTCGCGCCGTCATCCACGCCAGGAAGCCATGCTGTTCGCCACGGGGTAGTCCGCTTAGCAAACGCGTCGCGCGACGCAGACAGCCTTGCGCCACCGCCACATTCAATGACTCAAGTTGGATGCGTGCCAAGCCGATCGTGACCCGGGCAGCCGCCTCATGCTCGCCCCGGCTGGAATAGGAAACGGCGGCGCGCTCCAAGGGGAGCACGGCGCTCGCTAGATCGCCTGCGTACAGGGCGGCGTTGGCCCAACGTTCGAGCGATTCCGCGTCCAGCGGCGCCACGCGATCCGCCTCGGCGAAGCCTTGCATGGCAGCTTTCCACTGGGCGTGGGCGAAGCAGCGGTCCGCCCCGGTGGTCGCAGAGGTCTCGTGCGGGGTGGCATCGTGCGGGGTGGCATCGTGCGGGGTGGCATCGTGCGGGGTAGCATCAGTCACCGGTTCTAGAGCGTCGATATGGAAGCGGTATCCTCGCCGCGCGTAGTTGCGGATCGCTTCTCCCAGTCCGCCCTGCTGCAAGGCCGCTCGCGCCAGACTGACCGCTCGTTGCAAGGAACTCTCCGTGACGATCACACCGGACCACAGGGTGTCGAGCAGTTCCTCCTTGCTCACAACCCGATCCTGGTTTTCGACGAGATGCCAGAGCAAGTCAAAAATCAGGGGCTGCAAGGAAACTTCGCGACCCTTGAGTCGCAAGGCTCGGCAGTCTCTATCGAGTTCGAAAGCCGCGAAACGGTGGACGCTTGTTGTCATCGGCGATTTGGGACGATGTTCGCCCGGGGGTGATTCCGAAAATGATAAGAACTTGATCAGGTTGCGGGAAGGATTCGAGAACTTCCTCCGATGTATCCTGCAATCGTCCGCTGACCCTTA contains:
- a CDS encoding winged helix-turn-helix domain-containing protein: MTTSVHRFAAFELDRDCRALRLKGREVSLQPLIFDLLWHLVENQDRVVSKEELLDTLWSGVIVTESSLQRAVSLARAALQQGGLGEAIRNYARRGYRFHIDALEPVTDATPHDATPHDATPHDATPHETSATTGADRCFAHAQWKAAMQGFAEADRVAPLDAESLERWANAALYAGDLASAVLPLERAAVSYSSRGEHEAAARVTIGLARIQLESLNVAVAQGCLRRATRLLSGLPRGEQHGFLAWMTARLYLNNGDLPEAIRYALEARDIGRALQNTDIETMGLLLWGIGL